The proteins below come from a single Magallana gigas chromosome 10, xbMagGiga1.1, whole genome shotgun sequence genomic window:
- the LOC109619902 gene encoding uncharacterized protein isoform X1, which produces MVVERRLFLLVILLLSINNYANAGKDKEYIQEISTGKEIVGDGNCFYRCLSVYLHGHQNEHSTIRENIILYMSGGGCESEAENEERSRRYGRLMHNTRQSYEDYLRLHRNSGEWADEPIIQAAADLYGFNIYVSSYGNSGVSQLVRATSEQLQHDSSRLLHLRLENSHYTCIEHDCQTDSVPSGDFVEMPVVIDFGKQYGAEPYEDSLDVLDYSKTVGLPKTVGDDESSNAGIDPFNMEDLESKLPVTYPRKKEHQIDYEDEVDYLDSSRSNILPETVGIEKSREKNDESVDGFKDLAKKKTISTVTEVQERELENQKDEDLENQFCWIDTEEEEPDDYINDVLCEDVRNITIAEEKTVTPKQKFTRCRNMEHLKELCKTGQVNRGTECRVRRTKYGHEYHHYFMIWEVCQGGLDIVQLTLTWPLRICCEMLRVGFATGNNSLLDFQQGVFIACADFPFNESQIAAMQHRLEEVISWTHINYSLISQNKFYCQSLISYIKTGEKNFSEVDTFVKRYPFQGPIIILSVSFIALLINILARCMYFWNKVKSRDFKITDMFTIFKYCSMMGNIDFEFMIWFLRAAIAYILNIFHNYKNNNSKNKNNNNDNKKDKTD; this is translated from the exons ATGGTAGTTGAAAGACGACTCTTTTTATTAGTGATTCTTCTCCTTTCAATTAATAATTACGCTAATGCTGGAAAAGATAAAGAGTACATCCAGGAAATATCAACTGGGAAAG AGATTGTGGGAGATGGCAACTGTTTCTACAGGTGCTTGTCCGTTTATCTTCATGGACACCAAAATGAACACAGTACAATAAGGGAGAACATCATCTTGTATATGTCTGGTGGCGGCTGCGAGTCTGAGGCGGAAAATGAAGAAAGGTCGCGTCGTTACGGTCGATTGATGCATAACACGCGCCAAAGTTACGAGGATTACTTAAG GCTCCACAGGAATAGTGGAGAGTGGGCTGATGAACCAATCATTCAAGCAGCTGCCGACTTGTATGGTTTCAATATTTACGTCAGTTCATATGGAAACTCTGGAGTCAGTCAACTCGTAAGGGCAACCTCTGAACAACTGCAACATGATAGCAGCAGACTGCTCCACTTAAGATTGGAGAATTCTCACTACACCTGCATCGAACATG ATTGTCAAACAGACTCTGTGCCTTCAGGTGACTTTGTTGAGATGCCAGTCGTTATAGACTTTGGAAAACAATATGGAGCTGAGCCAT ATGAAGATAGCCTTGATGTTTTGGACTACAGCAAGACTGTTGGTCTTCCAAAGACTGTTGGAGATGATGAATCAAGCAATGCAGGGATTGACCCATTCAACA TGGAAGATCTGGAAAGCAAGCTTCCTGTGACATATCCAAGGAAGAAGGAACACCAAATTGACT ATGAAGACGAGGTAGATTATTTGGACAGCAGCAGGAGTAATATTCTTCCAGAGACTGTTGGAATTGAGAAATCGAGGGAAAAGAATGACGAAAGTGTTGATG GTTTTAAAGATCTAGCGAAGAAAAAGACAATCAGTACTGTCACAGAAGTTCAGGAGAGAGAGCTTGAGAatcaaaaag ATGAAGATCTTGAAAACCAGTTTTGTTGGATTGATACAGAAGAGGAGGAACCTGATGATT ATATCAATGATGTACTCTGTGAAGATGTCAGAAACATAACTATAGCTGAAGAGAAGACGGTCACCCCAAAACAAAAG TTTACTAGATGCAGAAATATGGAGCATTTGAAAGAGTTATGCAAAACTGGACAGGTTAACCGTGGAACGGAATGCAGAGTGCGGAGAACGAAATACGGTCACGAATACCATCACTACTTCATGATTTGGGAAGTCTGTCAAGGGGGCCTGGACATTGTACAGTTGACTTTGACTTGGCCATTGAGGATTTGTTGTGAAATGCTCAGGGTGGGTTTCGCGACCGGAAACAATTCTTTGTTGGACTTTCAGCAAGGTGTGTTCATTGCGTGTGCAGATTTTCCTTTCAACGAATCACAGATTGCGGCAATGCAGCACAGGCTTGAAGAAGTGATATCTTGGACGCATATTAATTACAGTTTGATATCgcaaaacaagttttactgtcaGTCcctaatatcatatatcaaaACAGGGGAGAAAAATTTCTCTGAAGTGGATACTTTTGTTAAGCGATATCCTTTTCAGGGACCTATTATAATTTTATCTGTTAGTTTTATAGCTCTTTTGATTAATATTCTTGCACGTTGTATGTATTTTTGGAACAAAGTTAAATCTCGAGACTTTAAAATAACTGATATGTTTACAATCTTTAAATATTGTAGCATGATGGGTaatattgattttgaatttatgatttggTTTCTAAGAGCAGCAATtgcatatatattaaatatttttcataattataaaaataataatagtaaaaataaaaacaataataatgataacaaAAAGGACAAAACTGATTAA